AATACTATACAATATTACCCAGTATATAATATATTACCCGGGAGTTAGGCCTTCttgttataaaataaaactatACTATCAAGGATACCACAAATTTTAATTGAACATATTTGCTTTTTCATCTCTAGGCCTTCATCACGTGACCAGGGTTCTGATaattatcagattttttttaaaaaaaaatcaggtgttACAACTTGAAAATGTTTCAGTACTTCTACTACAGAAGAACCAAACTGGGCAATAGTTGTTTGGTGGTTCTTGGCAACATAGCTTTTCATCTCTTGGTAAAGAGCAGAAGTTAAATACCATCTATCTCTCACAAAGTGAAGCTTGATGGCTTACAGCAagcgagagagggggggaaaacagcAGCCCCATCTCACCCCCTCCAACACATACACCCCAAGGTCCCAGAACCATTCACATTGCTAATTCTGTGACTTCACCCCATCCTAGACCAATGCTTGAGAAAACAGCTGTCCTGTCCTTCAGGAAGGCTAATAATATCAGTCATCATGGAATGGGAGTATGAATAGCCCACAGCCATATTCCCTTCTGGTGTGAAATGTCTCAGGACTTACCAATCAACAAAAACAGGATTTTGCCTCCACTCTACACAGGGACCTCAGCAGGAAATATGCCTAGGGGGTGATACTCAGGATCCATGGGCTCCATGGGGCTTTCAGGACTCATGGGTTGTGGAGTGCTCTCAGGACTTATGGGTTGTGGAGTGCTCTCAGGACTCATGGGTTGTGGGGTGCTCTCAGGACTCATGGGTTGTGGGGTACTTTCAGGACTCATGGGTTGTGGGGTGCTCTCAGGACTTATGGGTTGTGGAGTGCTCTCAGGACTCATGGGTTGTGGGGTGCTCTCAGGACTCATGGGTTGTGGGGTACTCTCAGGACTTATGGGTGGTGGGATACTGTCAGGACTCAAGGGCCATGGGAAGTTTTCAGGATTTATGGGGCCAGGAGGACCCTCAGGATCCATGGGCCACACAGGTCTCATAGGCACCTCAGGCCCTGTTGGCCCTGGGGGTCCAGGAGGCCCAGCAGGAATATAAATTATTAGATCTATGAAAGCCCTTATTAAAGGGTCAACTATCTCCTTTGGATAGCAATTTAAAGATTGGTTTTGAGGTGGATCACTCAGAATTGGGTAGTTTGGATGTGATGGATAAAATGGGAATGGCAGTTGTTCACTGCTTTCAATTTCTATAGGGTGGGcctagaagagaaggagaaaaatgacgaaaaaataagattaaaatgattttagaaaatgagatcagaagttgtaaatataaTGATTTTACAATATTTCACTTGAGGTGATATCTGTTTTTTATGAAAGCATTCCATCACCAATATTATTGCAGAACTGATTCCCCAAGTCAAATCAAGCCAGCCATCAGCCAAGATTGCAGCCCATCACAAGAGCACTAAGCAAGCATTTTGATTGCCTTTGGCCAGGTATCTGGAAGTCCATATGAATAATCAGTTTTAAGTTGGTTTAGTAGGTCATGGGATTGTAGAAGCTGACCTCCCCCAGCAAACTGTTGCCTTCCAAGACTTCAAGTGACTTCACATTGACCCACATCCACCTTTGGAAATCTTTTAAAAGGCAATACTTTGAAAACTCTACCTTATGAgactgtttctcaatcttggcaaccatatgtggtggagatttcaattcccagaattccccagccagtcaaccATATATATGaatgttgccaagattgagaaacactgctccatGCCAACGAGGAGGAAGATCTGTTTCAAGTCTCTGCAGATGATGAACTTCCTATATGAATTGAACATTCTCTATCACTCTGTGTCTCTATGATTCCTCTATCCCAGCCCCTaattcagcggttctcaacctgtgggtcgggacctcgttgggggtcgaatgacgatttgccaggggtcgcctaagaccatcggaaatatgggaagtatacttgcgagtcgaagaatcacactccaatggttgactccacaagccagctgcagggtcttcaaatcactagtcgaattcggcttcaggcgcaatgaattaaaaaagagagaaatctttgctctgatgtctccctctcaagccagctgcaatcactcccaattgctagcctaatctggcttcaggcgctataaacttaataggggaggagtctccgctttaatgcctccatcctcaaggcaatcacaagcagttcagatcgctagcctatacggcttcaggcgcgataaattcaaaacgaaaataatgttatggttggggtcgccacatcgtgaggaattgtattaaaggggtcgcagcactataaaggttgagaaccactgccctaattGCAAGGTGGAATAATAATGCTGACTTCCCTCACTGAACCTTCAGACATGAAACGAGAAAATGAATATTCTGCCCAACCAATTCCATAATAACCAGATGGCCTTCTGACTCTCCAAAACTTTGCAGTTATTTTTTCTCAAGCATTAAATGGATCCTACATGCAATCACAATATGGGTACAGTACCTCAAAAGGAACAATGATGGCCAAAAGGCAGGCAAGAAGAATCACAATCTTCATTTTGTTGAATAAACCTGTAAGAAGAATTAGTTATTAGTTATTTACAGTTAATTGAGTGCCAAGTTAATGCATGCCGCTCAAGAAAAAATTGTTGGTTTCCAAATTACTATTAGAACTCCCTCCTACCATGAGATGGACATCTGGAATTTTGCTTCCCAGATCTCATGGCTCTACCCAATTGTGTTTAACAAAGTAATATATGGTAATCATGTGTTGATTTCTAATGAGTAtcaatgattttaaaaagtttttagtgTTCTCTGGAAAACATGCTAATTATTTTAAAGCAAATGTAATCATTGGCCCCTCCCATTGGTTGTATCAGAGTCCgaactgaatctcctgatttataTTTAAGAGAAAGACTCTAGAGACATTAATGATCTTGATCAATGTGGATTCATTAGACTTTTGAGATTGCACCCTTCCAAAGCTTTTGGGCAGAATCCTCTGAGTGGCTACATTCAGGATATGGACCTTCTTGCTTCATGAGAAAACAACTGAATTTCTAACACAGAGAGAAAAAcataggtggctcagtgactgATTCCTTAATATCCAAGCTTTGATATTGACTACAAGcattggaaatagaatagaaaaaatattacTCTTTTATATAAATACATTAATGTTCCTCTTTGTTCATCATGGTAAAAAGAAGAGttaaaatataaacagaaatttaaataaacactACTCTCCTATGGCCCTCTCTCTCCACTAGTCTCCTATGGCCCTAGGACAATATGTCTTCTGAATTTGGAATGTAAATGTGAAGGAATATAACCTTTCCATACATGAAATATTTGCTATCTAGAAGATGAATCTGATTTTGACTTGCTCTGACAAAgcaggggaagaaaagaagaaaataaaacaaggaaGGGCAAAGAGCCTGCTCTTCTAAAAACATGACTGACTATTTGACCACTTTAAAATGAATAGTATAGGAGTTTCATATAGGAGTTGACTAAAATATTACAAGAAGCAGCACAATATCAAAAACTGGGGTGCAAAGTAGCTATAAgtcagtggtgtcaaacttgcagcccgcaaGCCAGATGCATTACACACTGCCCACCTCCACCCcttgtttagtgaagggggggaaagtcacaatatgtcacattaCAACAacatgatgacacgagtttgacacccctgctataggtaaATtgatttcagaatagaatagaatagaatagaatagaatagaatagaatagaatagaatagaatagaatagaatagaatagaatttttattggccaagtgtgattggacacacaaggaatttgtcttggtgcatatgctctcagtgtacataaaagaaaagatacgttcatcaaggtacaacatttacaacacaattgatggtcagtatatcaatataaatcataaggattgccagcaacaagttacagtcatacagtcataagtggaaagagattggtgatgggaactatgagaagattaatagaagtgaAAAGGTTAAGCAAGTATTGCTATTTCTATATCCCCCACTCATTTCAAAATATCTCAAAGTGATCAAAATTAATAAGTCGGTATTTATGCAGCTCTTCAAAATAGTAATTCTGTTTGTCAAATAATAGCTGAGGAAGCCTTAAAACAATGTATTCTgacttaccttttttttttgcgaTGAAGTTTTGGTTCTGCTTTCTTGGAGAGATGATCTGAGGTGAAGTGGCAATGCTTATATACTCTCTGAAACTTCCTGGGATTAGGTGGATCATCTAACCACACATCTTCTGTGGTTAGAAGACTTTTACTCTGATCTCTTCCAAGTACGCATGTAATCATTTTCAAATTTGCTCTATTTTGAAATCTTTTGTGGCTTCCAGAAGATGGTTTTGCAAAGTTGGGCATGGCACtttagaaatttctccttaggagtTGATACAAGGTAAACAAATGGAGTGGCATTTACCGTAAGCAAGAAACTTGCTAGATCAGTGGATATATTGTCAACTGTCAATGACCAAATTATGACCATCAGAATTCCTGCCAAGCCCCTCAACATcacagttatagaatagaatagaatagaatagaatagaatagaatagaatagaatagaatagaatagaatagaatagaatagaatagaatagaatttgtcttggtgcatatgctctcagtgtacataaagaaaagatacgttcattaagaatcataaggtacaacacttaatgatagtcatagggtacagataagcaattaggaaacaatatcaatataaatcataaggatacaagcaacaaaattacagtcatacactcataagtgggtgatgggaacaatgagaagattaatagtagtgcagacagtaaatagttgacagtgttg
This genomic window from Ahaetulla prasina isolate Xishuangbanna chromosome 2, ASM2864084v1, whole genome shotgun sequence contains:
- the SMR3A gene encoding submaxillary gland androgen-regulated protein 3A, with amino-acid sequence MIHLIPGSFREYISIATSPQIISPRKQNQNFIAKKKGLFNKMKIVILLACLLAIIVPFEAHPIEIESSEQLPFPFYPSHPNYPILSDPPQNQSLNCYPKEIVDPLIRAFIDLIIYIPAGPPGPPGPTGPEVPMRPVWPMDPEGPPGPINPENFPWPLSPDSIPPPISPESTPQPMSPESTPQPMSPESTPQPISPESTPQPMSPESTPQPMSPESTPQPMSPESTPQPISPESTPQPMSPESPMEPMDPEYHPLGIFPAEVPV